From a single Brassica napus cultivar Da-Ae chromosome C9, Da-Ae, whole genome shotgun sequence genomic region:
- the LOC106419387 gene encoding NAC domain-containing protein 82 isoform X1, giving the protein MGKTELAPGFRFHPTDVELVRYYLKRKVLGKKLLVDAIADLDIYKFEPSDLPDKSYIKSGDLKWHFFCPRAKKYATGLRANRATECGYWKTTGKERAVLCNGESVGKIKTLVYHVGKSPRGERTDWVMHEYRLEDNVLTQKNIPQDTYVLCVLFKKDGPGPRNGAQYGAPFKEEDWSDEEHRTDVPSTSNASIFLHGLNAETRLAVAPSHDSNKACFGGMMSESCVSDFPPATATASVAAHLTDAANAPMPASLLDPSSSASLAQTLQAPNDDDDLYAMLDLFVDEDEFLPFSEPNTNEARHDPNVSAPISLGEEVIFDDLPDFSNMHDNNSIPRTPSYNLIENSELYLELQDLTTPLAPPHVWNVSDSYLTAPLAPPQVGSVSDSYLTAPPAPPQNGNVSEPFLSPQGHFDFSAAANDDPYSFLRPWDNTDQR; this is encoded by the exons ATGGGGAAAACTGAGCTGGCTCCTGGGTTTCGGTTTCATCCGACTGACGTCGAACTCGTGAGATATTACTTGAAGAGGAAAGTGTTGGGGAAAAAGCTCCTCGTTGATGCTATTGCTGATCTTGACATTTACAAGTTCGAACCCTCTGACTTGCCTG ATAAGTCGTACATAAAGAGTGGGGATCTTAAGTGGCACTTCTTCTGCCCAAGGGCGAAGAAATATGCAACCGGTCTTAGGGCTAACCGTGCAACTGAGTGTGGTTACTGGAAAACCACTGGGAAGGAGAGAGCCGTTCTCTGCAATGGTGAATCTGTTGGAAAGATTAAGACTCTGGTTTACCACGTTGGTAAGTCGCCTCGTGGGGAGCGGACTGATTGGGTTATGCATGAATACAGGCTCGAGGACAACGTGCTGACACAGAAGAATATTCCTCAG GATACttatgtcctgtgtgttctgtTCAAGAAAGATGGACCGGGACCTAGAAACGGAGCTCAATACGGAGCTCCTTTCAAGGAAGAGGACTGGAGCGATGAGGAGCATCGTACTGATGTTCCTTCTACCAGCAATGCCTCAATCTTCCTTCATGGGCTTAACGCAGAAACCAGACTGGCTGTGGCGCCCTCGCATGACTCTAACAAGGCTTGTTTTGGTGGCATGATGTCTGAATCATGCGTCTCTGATTTCCCACCAGCTACAGCTACTGCCAGCGTGGCTGCACATCTGACTGATGCAGCTAATGCTCCTATGCCGGCATCACTTCTTGATCCTAGTAGCAGCGCCTCCTTGGCGCAAACCCTTCAGGCCCCTAACGACGATGATGACTTGTATGCAATGTTGGATCTGTTTGTTGATGAGGATGAGTTCTTGCCTTTCTCTGAGCCCAACACCAACGAG GCAAGACATGATCCCAATGTCTCAGCTCCAATTTCGTTAGGAGAAGAAGTGATATTCGACGACCTACCCGACTTTAGCAATATGCATGACAACAACAGCATTCCAAGGACACCCTCTTACAACCTGATTGAAAACTCGGAGCTATACTTGGAGCTCCAGGATCTCACAACCCCGTTAGCACCACCGCATGTTTGGAATGTCAGCGACTCTTACCTGACAGCTCCACTCGCACCACCTCAAGTAGGGAGTGTCAGCGACTCTTACCTGACAGCTCCACCCGCACCGCCTCAAAACGGGAATGTCAGTGAGCCTTTTCTGAGCCCTCAAGGCCACTTTGATTTCTCCGCTGCTGCTAATGATGATCCTTATTCTTTTCTGCGTCCATGGGACAATACGGACCAGAGATGA
- the BNAC09G47140D gene encoding uncharacterized protein BNAC09G47140D isoform X2, with product MIIIVHKLRSCYVESLSLRRPKGEKKVAASQVAWMGGVVNSARSNRFSNGYAGAHGSNAPQEISYQEPWDYYSYYPITLPLRRPNAGDPEVLDVDEFIKDVGNHEEALNTAADLALTEDSEEPKMLFMRLPAVPLANQSSATENRGSKPNNRGGAEKACDLKAASANGFMGKLLVYKSGAVKMKLGEVLYDVSPGLKSEFAQDVMAVNTDEKNCCLVGDVYKHAVLTPDIDSILKDIDNM from the exons ATGATAATAATAGTGCACAAGCTGCGGAGTTGCTACGTAGAGTCACT ATCATTACGTAGGCCAAAAGGAGAGAAGAAAG TTGCTGCTTCTCAAGTTGCTTGGATGGGTGGTGTGGTGAATTCAGCGAGGTCAAATAGGTTCTCTAATGGATATG CTGGTGCTCATGGCTCAAACGCTCCACAGGAGATATCGTATCAAGAACCATGG GATTATTACAGTTATTACCCGATCACACTTCCGTTGAGGAGACCCAACGCAGGCGATCCAG AAGTTCTTGACGTTGACGAATTTATTAAGGATGTGGGAAATCATGAAGAGGCACTCAACACAGCTGCTGATCTCGCTCTTACG GAAGATAGTGAAGAACCTAAAATGCTTTTTATGAGGTTACCGGCTGTTCCTTTGGCAAATCAATCGTCAGCAACTGAGAACCGTGGAAGCAAGCCAAATAACAGAGGTGGTGCTGAGAAGGCTTGTGATTTAAAAGCCGCCTCGGCAAATGGTTTCATGGGAAAACTTCTAGTCTACAAAAGCGGTGCCGTCAAGATGAAACTCGGTGAAGTGCTTTATGAT GTAAGCCCAGGGTTGAAGAGCGAGTTTGCACAAGATGTGATGGCGGTTAACACAGATGAGAAGAATTGTTGTCTGGTTGGAGATGTGTACAAGCATGCAGTTTTGACTCCTGATATTGATTCTATCTTAAAAGATATCGACAACATGTGA
- the LOC106419387 gene encoding NAC domain-containing protein 82 (The RefSeq protein has 2 substitutions compared to this genomic sequence): MGKTELAPGFRFHPTDVELVRYYLKRKVLGKKLLVDAIADLDIYKFEPSDLPDKSYIKSGDLKWHFFCPREKKYATGVRANRATECGYWKTTGKERAVLCNGESVGKIKTLVYHVGKSPRGERTDWVMHEYRLEDNVLTQKNIPQDTYVLCVLFKKDGPGPRNGAQYGAPFKEEDWSDEEHRTDVPSTSNASIFLHGLNAETRLAVAPSHDSNKACFGGMMSESCVSDFPPATATASVAAHLTDAANAPMPASLLDPSSSASLAQTLQAPNDDDDLYAMLDLFVDEDEFLPFSEPNTNEARHDPNVSAPISLGEEVIFDDLPDFSNMHDNNSIPRTPSYNLIENSELYLELQDLTTPLAPPHVWNVSDSYLTAPLAPPQVGSVSDSYLTAPPAPPQNGNVSEPFLSPQGHFDFSAAANDDPYSFLRPWDNTDQR; this comes from the exons ATGGGGAAAACTGAGCTGGCTCCTGGGTTTCGGTTTCATCCGACTGACGTCGAACTCGTGAGATATTACTTGAAGAGGAAAGTGTTGGGGAAAAAGCTCCTCGTTGATGCTATTGCTGATCTTGACATTTACAAGTTCGAACCCTCTGACTTGCCTG ATAAGTCGTACATAAAGAGTGGGGATCTTAAGTGGCACTTCTTCTGCCCAAGGGCGAAGAAATATGCAACCGGTCTTAGGGCTAACCGTGCAACTGAGTGTGGTTACTGGAAAACCACTGGGAAGGAGAGAGCCGTTCTCTGCAATGGTGAATCTGTTGGAAAGATTAAGACTCTGGTTTACCACGTTGGTAAGTCGCCTCGTGGGGAGCGGACTGATTGGGTTATGCATGAATACAGGCTCGAGGACAACGTGCTGACACAGAAGAATATTCCTCAG GATACttatgtcctgtgtgttctgtTCAAGAAAGATGGACCGGGACCTAGAAACGGAGCTCAATACGGAGCTCCTTTCAAGGAAGAGGACTGGAGCGATGAGGAGCATCGTACTGATGTTCCTTCTACCAGCAATGCCTCAATCTTCCTTCATGGGCTTAACGCAGAAACCAGACTGGCTGTGGCGCCCTCGCATGACTCTAACAAGGCTTGTTTTGGTGGCATGATGTCTGAATCATGCGTCTCTGATTTCCCACCAGCTACAGCTACTGCCAGCGTGGCTGCACATCTGACTGATGCAGCTAATGCTCCTATGCCGGCATCACTTCTTGATCCTAGTAGCAGCGCCTCCTTGGCGCAAACCCTTCAGGCCCCTAACGACGATGATGACTTGTATGCAATGTTGGATCTGTTTGTTGATGAGGATGAGTTCTTGCCTTTCTCTGAGCCCAACACCAACGAG GCAAGACATGATCCCAATGTCTCAGCTCCAATTTCGTTAGGAGAAGAAGTGATATTCGACGACCTACCCGACTTTAGCAATATGCATGACAACAACAGCATTCCAAGGACACCCTCTTACAACCTGATTGAAAACTCGGAGCTATACTTGGAGCTCCAGGATCTCACAACCCCGTTAGCACCACCGCATGTTTGGAATGTCAGCGACTCTTACCTGACAGCTCCACTCGCACCACCTCAAGTAGGGAGTGTCAGCGACTCTTACCTGACAGCTCCACCCGCACCGCCTCAAAACGGGAATGTCAGTGAGCCTTTTCTGAGCCCTCAAGGCCACTTTGATTTCTCCGCTGCTGCTAATGATGATCCTTATTCTTTTCTGCGTCCATGGGACAATACGGACCAGAGATGA
- the LOC125593178 gene encoding pentatricopeptide repeat-containing protein At1g62350-like, with translation MEGIGLRGEILRLGFTPRRGVCGRSPVLRRAMVVKMRDRSKNRKPLQRGRMLSIEAIQAVQALKRANPPPPPSPSPSSSSSMLHRVIDSKIRRLLKFDMVAVLRELLRQNECSLALKVFEEIRKEYWYKPQVRLYADMISVMADNNLLDEVSYLYAAMKSEKGLVADTESFNTLLVMLLNHKLFELVMDCYAFMQSIGYEPDRTSFRVLVQGLESNGEMSLSGIVRQDAHEYYGESLEFSDEIEDISSLLIPQWRR, from the exons ATGGAAGGGATTGGATTACGTGGAGAGATTCTCCGTCTCGGCTTTACGCCACGCCGTGGTGTCTGCGGCCGCTCTCCGGTCCTCCGGCGAGCTATGGTGGTAAAGATGAGAGACCGCAGCAAGAACAGGAAGCCACTGCAGAGAGGTCGCATGCTCAGTATCGAAGCGATTCAAGCCGTTCAAGCCCTGAAGCGAGCtaatcctcctcctcctccttcaccGTCTCCGTCTTCCTCCTCATCGATGCTCCATCGCGTAATCGATTCCAAAATCCGCCGGCTCTTGAAATTCGATATGGTCGCCGTTCTCCGGGAGCTATTACGCCAGAACGAGTGCTCTCTAGCTCTCAAG GTTTTCGAAGAGATTCGAAAGGAGTATTGGTACAAGCCTCAGGTGAGACTGTACGCAGATATGATCAGTGTAATGGCGGATAACAATCTCCTCGACGAGGTCAGCTACCTTTACGCAGCTATGAAGTCAGAGAAGGGATTAGTGGCTGACACTGAGAGCTTCAACACGCTCTTGGTGATGCTTCTGAATCATAAGCTGTTTGAACTTGTCATGGACTGTTACGCTTTTATGCAGTCGATAGGGTATGAGCCTGATAGGACTTCCTTTAGAGTCCTAGTCCAGGGTCTTGAATCCAATGGCGAAATGAGCTTATCGGGTATCGTTAGGCAAGATGCTCATGAGTATTATGGCGAATCGCTCGAGTTTAGTGATGAAATTGAAGATATCTCTAGTCTGTTGATTCCACAATGGAGAAGATGA
- the LOC106440379 gene encoding protein LIN1 produces MAESSSRKNLKRSFLEDEDSDKQPPEKRVRFPKGKKPKPEQIVEEDTVARRQARDAALERARLRNLNTASLFTDDDGIDQAEEIYENDGNRTEDGIQIEAFSLDREKEEGYFDADGNYVEYVREKEDKDAWLDSIEMNPMYIGRSAANDTGMEEDGGEEKPADELSREDIGVLKRRIASVLEPGETVLRALRRLKGNTNNRKEKMNSETKLIFDQLTEDANKLIQNGDYNVYNEEQEVFQREVDAYERLVQERAKDCDMFGDDEEDTAVAVQQGVTNDGSDYVYDETSGYYYSSSIGYYYDPNTGLYCYAATGKWYKYNEVTKEYEEVVAEVAPVEV; encoded by the exons ATGGCAGAGAGTTCGTCGAGGAAGAACCTCAAACGTTCCTTCTTAGAAGATGAAGATTCTGACAAGCAACCACC AGAAAAGCGAGTACGGTTTCCCAAGGGGAAGAAACCTAAACCTGAGCAGATCGTAGAGGAAGACACTGTAGCTCGCCGCCAAGCTCGTGACGCTGCTTTGGAGCGTGCACGGCTCCGCAATCTGAATACTGCTTCCCTCTTTACTGATGATGACGGTATTGATCAGGCCGAGGAGATATATGAG AATGATGGGAACCGCACGGAAGATGGGATCCAGATTGAAGCGTTTAGTcttgatagagagaaagaggaaggaTACTTTGATGCTGATGGGAACTATGTTGAGTATGTTAGAGAGAAGGAAGACAAG gATGCATGGCTCGACAGTATTGAAATGAATCCAATGTATATTGGACGATCTGCTGCTAATGATACTGGGATGGAAGAAGATGGTGGGGAAGAAAAGCCAGCGGATGAACTTTCTCGAGAAGATATTGGAGTCCTAAAGAGGCGTATTGCTAGCGTCCTTGAACCAGGAGAAACG GTCCTGCGTGCTTTAAGGAGGTTGAAAGGGAACACTAATAATCgcaaagagaagatgaattCTGAGACAAAGCTCATCTTTGATCAGCTTACTGAGGATGCCAACAAGCTCATCCAGAATGGCGATTACA ATGTTTATAACGAGGAGCAAGAAGTTTTTCAGCGTGAAGTAG ATGCATATGAGAGACTGGTTCAAGAAAGAGCAAAAGATTGTGATATGTTTGGCGATGACGAAGAAGATACAGCTGTAGCCGTGCAACAAGGGGTCACAAATGATGGATCTGATTATGTCTATGACGAGACTTCAGG GTACTACTACAGCAGCAGCATTGGTTACTACTATGATCCAAACACTGGACTTTACTGCTATGCAGCAACCGGCAAATG GTACAAGTACAACGAAGTGACGAAGGAATATGAAGAGGTGGTTGCAGAAGTTGCTCCGGTGGAAGTTTAA
- the BNAC09G47140D gene encoding uncharacterized protein BNAC09G47140D isoform X1 has translation MEQKPPVRKMKFAPKAPPKRVPKPEVKPEVVEDDNNSAQAAELLRRVTERSLRRPKGEKKVAASQVAWMGGVVNSARSNRFSNGYAGAHGSNAPQEISYQEPWDYYSYYPITLPLRRPNAGDPEVLDVDEFIKDVGNHEEALNTAADLALTEDSEEPKMLFMRLPAVPLANQSSATENRGSKPNNRGGAEKACDLKAASANGFMGKLLVYKSGAVKMKLGEVLYDVSPGLKSEFAQDVMAVNTDEKNCCLVGDVYKHAVLTPDIDSILKDIDNM, from the exons ATGGAGCAGAAACCACCAGTGCGGAAG atgaaGTTCGCGCCAAAAGCTCCCCCGAAGCGTGTGCCAAAACCGGAAGTTAAACC TGAAGTGGTTGAGGATGATAATAATAGTGCACAAGCTGCGGAGTTGCTACGTAGAGTCACT GAAAGATCATTACGTAGGCCAAAAGGAGAGAAGAAAG TTGCTGCTTCTCAAGTTGCTTGGATGGGTGGTGTGGTGAATTCAGCGAGGTCAAATAGGTTCTCTAATGGATATG CTGGTGCTCATGGCTCAAACGCTCCACAGGAGATATCGTATCAAGAACCATGG GATTATTACAGTTATTACCCGATCACACTTCCGTTGAGGAGACCCAACGCAGGCGATCCAG AAGTTCTTGACGTTGACGAATTTATTAAGGATGTGGGAAATCATGAAGAGGCACTCAACACAGCTGCTGATCTCGCTCTTACG GAAGATAGTGAAGAACCTAAAATGCTTTTTATGAGGTTACCGGCTGTTCCTTTGGCAAATCAATCGTCAGCAACTGAGAACCGTGGAAGCAAGCCAAATAACAGAGGTGGTGCTGAGAAGGCTTGTGATTTAAAAGCCGCCTCGGCAAATGGTTTCATGGGAAAACTTCTAGTCTACAAAAGCGGTGCCGTCAAGATGAAACTCGGTGAAGTGCTTTATGAT GTAAGCCCAGGGTTGAAGAGCGAGTTTGCACAAGATGTGATGGCGGTTAACACAGATGAGAAGAATTGTTGTCTGGTTGGAGATGTGTACAAGCATGCAGTTTTGACTCCTGATATTGATTCTATCTTAAAAGATATCGACAACATGTGA
- the LOC106442594 gene encoding laccase-14, whose amino-acid sequence MDFKLSISTTIVSTFTIVFSLVVFLTIQIAEAKIHRHTFTIKSKAYTRLCDTKKILTVNGEFPGPTLKAHRGDKLIVNVINKANYNMTLHWHGARQVRNPWSDGPEYVTQCPIRPGERYVYRIDLKVEEGTIWWHAHSQWARATVHGAFIVYPKRGSSYPFPKPHREIPLILGEWWKKKNIMDIAGNANKTGGEPAISDAYTINGQPGYIYPCSKPDTFKMTVVRHRRYLLRIINAVMDEELFFAIANHTLTVVAKDGLYLKHFNTSYLMITPGQSMDVLLHANQRSGRYFMAARAYSSAFGAGFDKTTTTAILKYKGHSLTDKLNRKTPVLPYLPPCNHTEATTRFTNQFRSYRTSNSPVNVPVKIDTRLLYAISVNLLNCSDDKPCSGPFGKRFSSSVNNVSFVNPTVDILRAYYRRIGGVFQADFPRNPPTEFNYTGENLPFPTRFGTKVVVLDFNSSVEMVLQGTNVLASDNHPIHLHGYSFFVVGSGFGNFDRRKDPLKYNLVDPPEETTVGVPSNGWTAVRFVANNPGVWLLHCHIERHATWGMNTVFIVKDGPTKLSRMLKPPPDLPSC is encoded by the exons ATGGACTTCAAGCTCAGCATTTCAACCACAATCGTTAGCACATTTACCATAGTCTTCTCCCTCGTTGTGTTTCTTACAATCCAAATAGCAGAAGCCAAGATTCATCGTCACACTTTCACG ATAAAGTCAAAAGCGTACACCCGACTCTGTGACACCAAAAAGATATTGACAGTGAACGGAGAATTCCCCGGACCGACATTAAAAGCCCACCGTGGAGATAAACTCATCGTCAATGTCATCAACAAAGCAAACTACAATATGACCCTCCACTG GCATGGAGCGAGACAAGTAAGGAACCCATGGTCGGATGGACCTGAATACGTGACTCAATGTCCGATTCGACCAGGCGAGCGTTATGTTTATAGAATTGATCTTAAGGTTGAAGAAGGAACGATTTGGTGGCACGCACATAGTCAATGGGCACGTGccacagtccacggagcgtttATTGTCTATCCCAAGCGCGGCTCTTCTTATCCTTTTCCCAAGCCTCACCGCGAGATTCCTCTCATTTTAG GTGAATGgtggaagaagaaaaacataatgGATATTGCAGGAAACGCTAATAAAACCGGAGGTGAACCGGCTATCTCAGATGCATATACCATAAACGGACAACCCGGTTATATCTACCCCTGCTCTAAACCGG ACACATTTAAAATGACGGTAGTGCGCCATCGACGATACCTTCTCCGGATTATCAATGCAGTGATGGACGAAGAGCTCTTCTTTGCAATCGCAAACCACACCTTAACGGTTGTGGCCAAAGACGGTCTCTACTTAAAGCATTTCAATACAAGTTACCTAATGATCACTCCAGGCCAATCCATGGACGTCCTTCTCCACGCGAATCAGCGGTCAGGCCGTTACTTCATGGCGGCTCGAGCTTACTCCTCCGCCTTTGGTGCCGGTTTTGACAAAACCACCACCACTGCCATCTTAAAATACAAAGGTCATTCCTTAACCGATAAATTAAACCGGAAAACTCCGGTTTTACCCTATTTGCCTCCTTGTAATCATACCGAGGCAACCACCCGGTTCACTAACCAATTTAGAAGCTATCGAACCAGTAACAGTCCGGTTAACGTCCCGGTTAAAATCGACACTCGTCTTCTCTACGCGATCTCCGTGAACTTGCTGAACTGCTCCGACGATAAACCATGTAGCGGCCCGTTCGGGAAGCGATTCTCATCGAGCGTTAACAACGTCAGCTTCGTGAACCCGACGGTCGACATTCTCCGAGCTTATTACCGCCGCATCGGAGGCGTTTTCCAGGCGGATTTCCCGAGAAATCCGCCGACGGAGTTCAATTACACCGGAGAGAATCTTCCGTTTCCGACGAGGTTTGGAACGAAAGTGGTCGTTCTCGATTTCAATTCGAGCGTCGAGATGGTTTTGCAGGGGACGAACGTGTTGGCTTCGGATAATCACCCGATCCATCTCCATGGTTATAGCTTCTTTGTGGTGGGTTCGGGTTTTGGGAATTTCGATCGCCGGAAAGATCCGTTGAAGTATAACCTTGTTGATCCACCGGAGGAGACCACCGTTGGAGTTCCTAGTAATGGCTGGACCGCCGTCAGATTCGTAGCTAATAATCCAG GGGTATGGTTGTTGCATTGCCATATAGAGAGACATGCCACATGGGGAATGAACACAGTGTTCATAGTGAAAGATGGACCGACCAAATTATCTCGAATGCTCAAGCCTCCTCCCGATCTGCCTTCTTGTTAG
- the LOC111212602 gene encoding probable pectate lyase 4 encodes MVRFLTIALIPILIILFVANVLAATELNVMDKCWRPNPHWRKVRNQLARCSVGFAGKMTGNIGKGVTQYKVTDPSDDPLNPKPGTLRYAATLIKGKKWITFKRNMKINLHKPLLISSFTTLDGRGVSVHISGPACLIVYKATDVIIHGLKIHDCKAHPPSSVMGPDSKIMELGQVDGDAIRLVTAKKVWIDHNTLYDCEDGLLDVTRGSTDVTVSNNWFRNQDKVMLLGHDDGYVRDKDMRVTVVFNHFGPNCNQRMPRVRHGYAHVANNYYQGWTQYAIGGSMSPRVKSESNYFVAPESGRKEITWKKHSQGDKMQWKFYSVNDYMENGACFGLQKGIGKARPNYGPSQRFTVADAKTVKELTSSAGALHCTRNSVC; translated from the exons ATGGTTAGATTCTTGACCATCGCGCTGATTCCAATCTTGATTATTTTGTTTGTGGCAAATGTCTTGGCAGCCACGGAACTGAATGTAATGGACAAATGTTGGAGACCAAACCCGCATTGGCGTAAAGTCCGTAATCAGCTGGCACGGTGTTCTGTCGGATTCGCCGGTAAAATGACTGGAAACATCGGTAAAGGAGTAACACAGTACAAAGTCACCGACCCTTCTGATGAtcctctaaaccccaaaccagGAACCCTAAGATATGCAGCAACTCTCATCAAAGGCAAAAAATGGATCACGTTCAAAAGAAACATGAAGATCAACCTCCACAAACCGCTACTAATCAGCAGCTTCACCACACTCGACGGTCGTGGTGTCAGCGTTCACATCTCCGGCCCCGCATGTCTCATAGTCTACAAAGCCACCGATGTGATCATTCATGGACTCAAAATCCATGACTGCAAAGCTCACCCACCGAGCTCGGTGATGGGACCAGACTCAAAGATCATGGAACTTGGACAAGTGGACGGGGATGCGATTAGGCTAGTCACGGCTAAGAAAGTGTGGATCGACCACAACACGTTATATGACTGCGAGGACGGGCTATTAGACGTCACGAGAGGGAGTACTGACGTCACTGTGTCGAACAATTGGTTTAGGAACCAGGACAAGGTCATGCTTCTTGGACATGATGATGGCTATGTGAGAGACAAAGATATGAGAGTCACTGTTGTGTTTAACCACTTTGGTCCTAACTGCAACCAGAGAATGCCAcg AGTGAGACATGGATACGCTCACGTGGCGAATAACTATTACCAAGGATGGACTCAATACGCGATTGGAGGAAGCATGAGCCCTCGCGTGAAGAGCGAATCTAACTACTTCGTCGCACCAGAATCCGGACGCAAAGAG ATAACTTGGAAGAAACATAGCCAAGGTGATAAAATGCAATGGAAATTCTACTCGGTGAATGATTATATGGAGAACGGAGCTTGTTTCGGCCTACAGAAAGGTATTGGAAAAGCCCGGCCCAATTACGGCCCATCTCAAAGGTTCACAGTAGCGGACGCTAAGACCGTTAAAGAACTCACTTCTTCAGCTGGAGCGTTACACTGCACCAGAAACTCTGTCTGTTAG
- the LOC111212603 gene encoding uncharacterized protein LOC111212603 gives MATEQSGLEDQEIQPNQVAPGFVGAIEEQYKKLRDHAEAYPYGWGSYTVVYGGLFLWTAYRWRKLRRTEDRVRGLQTKLRKLVQDEQAAAVTASKSAQSVDKSSSVSDKTSSLPLLLTSL, from the coding sequence ATGGCGACAGAGCAGAGCGGATTAGAAGATCAGGAGATCCAACCAAACCAAGTGGCTCCTGGCTTTGTAGGAGCGATTGAAGAACAATACAAGAAACTCAGAGATCACGCCGAGGCTTATCCATACGGTTGGGGTTCTTATACTGTTGTCTACGGCGGTCTTTTCCTTTGGACCGCTTATAGATGGAGGAAGCTTAGGAGAACTGAGGATCGAGTTCGTGGCCTTCAGACTAAACTTAGGAAACTCGTCCAAGACGAACAAGCAGCAGCAGTAACAGCTTCTAAATCTGCTCAATCAGTAGACAAGTCTTCTTCAGTTTCTGACAAGACATCATCACTGCCTTTATTACTTACTAGTTTATAA
- the LOC125593177 gene encoding vacuolar protein sorting-associated protein 9A-like yields the protein MENIDVFPGLHDFFERMRKPSAGDFVKSIKSFIVSFSNNAPNPEKDSEAVQEFFTKMEAAFRAHPLWSGSSEEDLDSAADGLEKYVMTKLFTRVFASNTEDVISDEKLFQKMSLVQQFISPESLDIQPTFQNETSWLLAQKELQKMNMYKAPRDKLMCILSCCKVINNLLLNASVASKENAPGADEFLPVLIYVTIKANPPQFHSNLLYIQRYRRQSKLVGEASYFFTNLLSAESFISNIDAKSLSMDESDFEKKMESARARLSGLGSQSYQTDHGAAPTAYNPKRETTLLQSQSSGSLSGTNETLNQRSELPIKKAESISDLENKGAATLLNDNSEASKILKEYPYVFASAGDLRVGDVEGLLNDYKQLVFKYVCLSQGLGDAATSLASSSSPLQPSTETETEDRATLSSDVQTKT from the exons ATGGAGAACATAGACGTATTCCCCGGGCTGCATGATTTTTTCGAGCGGATGCGTAAACCCTCCGCCGGAGATTTTGTCAAATCCATTAAAAG TTTCATTGTCTCATTCTCCAACAATGCTCCAAACCCAGAGAAAGACAGCGAGGCAGTTCAGGAGTTCTTTACCAAGATGGAAGCTGCTTTCAGAGCTCACCCACTCTGGTCCGGTTCTTCTGAGGAGGACTTAGACAGTGCTGCAGAT GGACTAGAGAAGTATGTCATGACAAAGTTATTTACGCGTGTATTTGCATCGAACACCGAGGATGTAATCTCCGATGAGAAACTCTTTCAGAAGATGTCCTTAGTTCAGCAGTTTATTTCTCCTGAAAGCTTGGATATACAACCTACTTTCCAAAACGAAACATCATGGCTG CTAGCTCAAAAAGAGCTCCAGAAGATGAATATGTACAAAGCTCCTCGCGATAAGCTGATGTGTATCCTTAGCTGCTGCAAAGTGATCAATAACTTACTGCTAAATGCTTCTGTAGCTTCTAAGGAGAATGCTCCTGGAGCCGACGAGTTTCTTCCTGTTCTCATATATGTTACCATAAAG GCTAACCCTCCACAGTTTCACTCAAACTTGTTGTATATACAAAGATATAGGCGTCAATCTAAACTGGTTGGGGAAGCTTCCTACTTCTTCACGAACCTGCTCTCTGCagagtctttcatctcaaatatTGATGCAAAGTCCCTTTCTATGGATGAATCTGACTTTGAAAAGAAAATGGAATCTGCACGAGCGCGTCTTTCTGGTCTTGGAAGCCAGTCTTATCAAACTGATCACGGCGCTGCACCAACTGCTTATAATCCCAAGAGGGAAACCACGCTTCTGCAATCACAATCGTCTGGTAGTCTTTCTGGAACCAACGAAACACTGAATCAGAGAAGTGAACTGCCGATAAAGAAAGCTGAATCCATTTCGGATTTGGAAAATAAAGGTGCTGCCACGCTTTTGAACGATAACAGCGAGGCGAGCAAGATCTTGAAAGAGTATCCTTACGTGTTTGCCAGTGCTGGTGATTTGAGGGTAGGAGATGTTGAAGGGCTGCTAAATGATTATAAACAGCTCGTTTTCAAATATGTCTGCCTCTCCCAAGGCTTGGGTGATGCAGCAACATCTTTGGCTTCATCAAGTTCACCATTGCAACCGTCTACTGAAACTGAAACTGAGGATCGTGCAACATTGTCTTCAGATGTTCAAACGAAAACCTAA